The following coding sequences lie in one Hippoglossus hippoglossus isolate fHipHip1 chromosome 14, fHipHip1.pri, whole genome shotgun sequence genomic window:
- the ccna1 gene encoding cyclin-A1: protein MLNFSSNAPLRQTSKENIPPSGKVEASQVQRPKQRTVLGVLSENKQHGRSVSKGDRFSKHSSVSDSSQHTLLGCTSSSGFDVNVEEACEVVLSASGQEVVSKSYHLDTETTPLQNIDMRLLLGLSSSPCKESSMQSEIEESLMSDEDLFVSEYAEDIHQHLRESEMTLRAKPGHLENHPEITSSMRVVLVDWMVEVVQEYNLRPETLHLAVNYLDRFLSCTALIQRAKLQLVGTVALLIASKYEEIYPPKLNDFVYITDSTYTKGQLIRMEHFVFKVLAFKMAAPTMNQFLRLFMSIHPVCANTENLALYVAELSLMEIEPFLHYTSSMVAAAAFCLALYTVNESLWPDSLSVFTAYTMADIGPCLNELHKLFIGAESHPQQAITKKYKSSKYCHVSRITPPDTLLFP, encoded by the exons ATG CTGAACTTCAGCTCAAATGCCCCACTGCGGCAAACCAGCAAAGAAAATATCCCACCTTCAGGTAAAGTAGAGGCCTCACAGGTCCAGAGGCCCAAACAGCGGACAGTGCTCGGGGTCCTGTCAGAAAATAAGCAGCACGGCCGATCTGTCAGCAAG GGAGACCGGTTCTCCAAACACAGTTCGGTTTCAGACAGCTCCCAGCACACTTTGCTCGGCTGCACCTCCAGTTCTGGCTTTGATGTAAATGTTGAAGAGGCTTGTGAAGTCGTTCTTTCAGCTTCTGGTCAAGAAGTAGTATCAAAGAGTTATCACCTCGACACTGAAACCACCCCCCTGCAAAATATAGATATGAGACTCCTGCTGGGGCTTAGTTCAA GTCCATGCAAGGAATCGTCTATGCAGTCTGAAATAGAGGAATCCCTGATGTCAGACGAGgatctgtttgtgtctgagtaCGCAGAGGACATCCACCAACACCTGAGGGAGAGCGAA ATGACGTTAAGGGCAAAGCCCGGCCACTTGGAGAATCATCCAGAGATCACCAGCAGCATGCGCGTCGTCCTGGTGGACTGGATGGTGGAAGTCGTCCAGGAGTACAACCTTCGCCCTGAAACTCTGCACCTCGCTGTCAACTACTTGGACCGTTTTCTCTCCTGCACAGCGCTCATCCAACGGgcaaagctgcagctggttggcACAGTGGCATTACTGATTGCTTC AAAATACGAGGAGATCTACCCTCCCAAGCTGAATGACTTTGTGTACATCACCGACAGCACCTACACTAAGGGGCAGCTGATTCGGATGGAGCATTTTGTCTTCAAAGTGCTGGCcttcaagatggcagcgcccaCCATGAATCAGTTCCTTCGTCTTTTCATGTCCATCCACCCTGTCTGTGCCAACACAGAGAACCTGGCCCTG TATGTAGCTGAGTTAAGCCTGATGGAAATTGAACCCTTCCTACACTATACTTCATCCATGGTCGCAGCTGCAGCCTTCTGCCTAGCCTTGTACACTGTGAACGAATCTCTCTGG CCTGATTCCTTATCTGTGTTTACTGCCTACACCATGGCGGACATTGGCCCTTGCCTAAATGAGCTCCACAAGCTCTTCATCGGGGCAGAGAGTCACCCACAACAGGCCATCACGAAGAAGTACAAGAGTTCAAA GTATTGTCACGTGTCGAGGATCACTCCACCTGACACGCTGCTTTTCCCATGA